Proteins from a single region of Symphalangus syndactylus isolate Jambi chromosome 12, NHGRI_mSymSyn1-v2.1_pri, whole genome shotgun sequence:
- the LOC134734703 gene encoding late cornified envelope protein 1E, which yields MSCQQSQQQCQPPPKCTPKCPAPKCPPKCPPVSSCCSVSSGGCCGSSSGGGCGSSSGGCCSSGGGGCCLSHHRHHRSHRHRPQSSDCCSQPSGGSSCCGGGSGQHSGGCC from the coding sequence ATGTCCTGCCAGCAGAGCCAGCAGCAGTGCCAGCCCCCTCCCAAGTGCACTCCCAAGTGCCCCGCCCCTAAGTGTCCCCCTAAGTGCCCTCCAGTCTCTTCCTGCTGCAGTGTCAGCTCCGGAGGCTGCTGTGGCTCCAGCTCTGGGGGCGGCTGTGGCTCCAGCTCTGGGGGCTGCTGCAGCTCTGGGGGTGGCGGCTGCTGCCTGAGCCACCACAGGCACCACAGGTCCCACCGTCACAGACCCCAGAGCTCTGACTGCTGCAGCCAGCCCTCGGGGGGCTCCAGCTGCTGCGGAGGGGGCAGCGGCCAGCACTCTGGAGGCTGCTGCTGA
- the LOC134734705 gene encoding late cornified envelope protein 1D gives MSCQQSQQQCQPPPKCTPKCPAPKCPPKCPPVSSCCSVSSGGCCGSSSGGGCGSSSGGCCSSGGGSCCLSHHRRHRSHRHRPQSSDCCSQPSGGSSCCGGGSGQHSGGCC, from the coding sequence ATGTCCTGCCAGCAGAGCCAGCAGCAGTGCCAGCCCCCTCCCAAGTGCACTCCCAAGTGCCCCGCCCCTAAGTGTCCCCCTAAGTGCCCTCCAGTCTCTTCCTGCTGCAGTGTCAGCTCCGGAGGCTGCTGTGGCTCCAGCTCTGGGGGCGGCTGTGGCTCCAGCTCTGGGGGCTGCTGCAGCTCTGGGGGTGGCAGCTGCTGCCTGAGCCACCACAGGCGCCATAGGTCCCACCGTCACAGACCCCAGAGCTCTGACTGCTGCAGCCAGCCCTCAGGGGGCTCCAGCTGCTGCGGAGGGGGCAGCGGCCAGCACTCTGGAGGCTGCTGCTGA
- the LCE1C gene encoding late cornified envelope protein 1C, producing the protein MSCQQSQQQCQPPPKCTPKCPPKCSTPKCPPKCPPKCPPVSSCCSVSSGGCCGSSSGGGCGSSSGGCCSSGGGGCCLSHHRRRRSHCHRPQSSGCCSQPSGGSSCCGGGSGQHSGGCC; encoded by the coding sequence ATGTCCTGCCAGCAGAGCCAGCAGCAGTGCCAGCCCCCTCCCAAGTGCACCCCCAAGTGCCCTCCGAAGTGCTCCACCCCAAAGTGCCCCCCAAAGTGTCCCCCTAAGTGCCCTCCTGTCTCTTCCTGCTGCAGTGTCAGCTCCGGAGGCTGCTGTGGCTCCAGCTCTGGGGGCGGCTGTGGCTCCAGCTCTGGGGGATGCTGCAGTTCTGGGGGTGGCGGCTGCTGTCTGAGCCACCACAGACGTCGCAGGTCCCACTGCCACAGACCCCAGAGCTCTGGCTGCTGCAGCCAGCCCTCGGGGGGCTCCAGCTGCTGTGGAGGGGGGAGTGGCCAGCACTCTGGAGGCTGCTGCTGA